The Streptomyces sp. NBC_01317 genomic interval CTGTTGTCGTCGTCACCGCCACTGCCCACGGCTGACAGTGTTGCCCAGGACCCGACCCCACCCTCGTCGTGCAGCCACGCGTTCAGGCCGTCTTCGTCCTCCGCTGTGGTGATTCGGACGTCCGGCAGGGCGACCCTCAACGCGAACCGTAGATGGGCGTTGTCCCGCAGCGGTTCCAGGTTTCTGGTCATCGAGCGTTCGGCCTCGGCGGGGGCGGTTCCGCGTACCTGGCTGAAGGTCCGCGCCGGACCGGCGGTTCCCCTCGCGGACATGAACTGGGCCAGTCCCTGCACCCAACCCGTCGCCGACTTGCCATCCTCCGCCACCGTCAGCGCGACGTGTCCCAGCCGGCCCCACGGGGTCACGATCCTGCCGCCCGGTCTGGTCTGGGCCACCCACGCCCACGGGATCCGGTCGACCGCGTACGTGGCCATCACCCGGTCGTACGGTGCCCCCGCCGGCCACCCCGTGCCGCCGTCACCCACCACGACCCGCACCCGGTCACCCGAGCGTCCCGCCGCGCCAAGGCGCTCCCGTGCCCCTACCGCCAAGTCTGGATCCACCTCGACGCTGGTCACCGACTCGTCCCCCGCCCGCCACGCGAGCAACGCGGCGTTCCGGCCCGTGCCGGTGCCCAGTTCCAGAACCCGGTGGCCCGGTTCCAGCAGGAGCGAGTCCAGCATGTCGACCACCACCGCCTCGCACGAGAGGCTGGAGGAAGGGAGCCCGTCGGTGACCTGGGTGACAGCGGCGTCGTCCGGATTCCCGTACACCTCCGCCGCCCACCCCTCGGGGTCGCTGTCCCGGTCCACCGGCACGTACGCACAATCGTCCCAATGCCACAGCCGGTCCGGTGCGAAGAGGTGCCGTGGCGCGGCGTCGACAGCCGAGCGGATCCAAGGAGACCGGTCGGGCCAGTCGCCACGCAGGTCCATCTCCGCCGCCAGGCCGCGACGCCACTCATCCCATGAGTCCACGCGTTCCTACTTCTTGTGCTTGCCGTCGGGCTCAGGTGCTTTCGGCACCTGCCCGTCCGAGTTCCCCGGCGGCGGTGTGCCCTGCCCGGGCTGCGGTGGTGGCTTCTCGTGTTTGGCCATGGTGCGCCTCCTTCGTCAGCGTCCTGTGACGCTGTTTCAGGATGACGTCGCCGCCGTCCCCTCTTCCACCACCTTGCATCAGCTTGCACACCAAATCGCCTGCTCAGCGTTCGCATTGGCGCGTCTTCGGCTTAACTTCAAAAGGCGAGGGGAGCCAAGCGCACAGACAGTCGAAGGCTGAGGATGTCCCTGAAGTTCATCGGAATCGATCCTGACACCGATCGTGATCACTGTCCTACGGTGTGGGTGGACCCCGAGGCACGTGAAATCCTTTTGCAGGGCTGGAAGCCCGACCCCGCGACAGCAGCGGAGTGTGACGCGACCAGCCCGGCGAACGGACCCGTGCCGGACAGCGAGGCGATTATCAGGATTCCCGCCCGTATGGTTCCCATGATCAGAGAGGCGTGCGATGCCGTCGAACGCGCCGAGCTTCGGTGAACTGCTGGGTCAGTGCCGGATGTCCGCATTGCACCTGGAGATGCGGGACAGCTACGCACCCACGGAGCGATTCGACGCGTGGAGGCGAGGGGAGCGGATCAACTGGGCCGATCAGGGGTCGTGGTGGCACCCGTACGACCAGTTGATCGCCAACAGCGTGGCTCGGGGCGTAATGATCCGTCGCGCGCGCATCATCTCCGAGCCGGTGAGCGAATACATCCGCTGGGAGCACTACGTCACGCGCGGCAATGT includes:
- a CDS encoding methyltransferase domain-containing protein, which translates into the protein MDSWDEWRRGLAAEMDLRGDWPDRSPWIRSAVDAAPRHLFAPDRLWHWDDCAYVPVDRDSDPEGWAAEVYGNPDDAAVTQVTDGLPSSSLSCEAVVVDMLDSLLLEPGHRVLELGTGTGRNAALLAWRAGDESVTSVEVDPDLAVGARERLGAAGRSGDRVRVVVGDGGTGWPAGAPYDRVMATYAVDRIPWAWVAQTRPGGRIVTPWGRLGHVALTVAEDGKSATGWVQGLAQFMSARGTAGPARTFSQVRGTAPAEAERSMTRNLEPLRDNAHLRFALRVALPDVRITTAEDEDGLNAWLHDEGGVGSWATLSAVGSGGDDDNSTVVHQAGPRRLADELEEAWDAWIAMASPNLYDYGMTVEPDGQYVWCGDAATGPRWQSVQTEE
- a CDS encoding DUF6879 family protein translates to MPSNAPSFGELLGQCRMSALHLEMRDSYAPTERFDAWRRGERINWADQGSWWHPYDQLIANSVARGVMIRRARIISEPVSEYIRWEHYVTRGNVMAGEEVRWLPRRLANGIPLPANDFWAFDESMLRVHHFSGDGEVVEDELTDAPAMMALCVAAFERVWERAIPHEDFVI